The Indicator indicator isolate 239-I01 chromosome 21, UM_Iind_1.1, whole genome shotgun sequence region GATCGTGTTAGGGCCACAGAAAGGGAGCTGGACTGTGAGCAGTATATGGACAATGGAGTGGAGGAAGCCTCCTGCCCAGCAAGCAGACACCAGGGCCCAGCACACCTTCCTGCTCATGATGGTTGTGTAGTGCAGGGGCTTGCAGATGGCAGCGTAGCGGTCGTAGGCCATCACGGTCAGGAGGAACATCTCTGATGCTCCAGTGAAGTGCAGGAAAAACAGCTGAGCTATGCAGGCTTCAAACACAATGGTCTTCCTCTGGGTGAGCAggtccaccagcatcctgggagAGATGACAGAGGTGCAGCAGATATCTACGAAGGACAAATTGCAGAGGAGAAAGTACATAGGTGAGGACAGCTTGGGGTCAGTCCTGACTGTCACAATGATGAGAATGTTACCCAGCAGAACCAGGACATAGGTCAGTAAGAAGAAGGTGAAGAACAGGACTTGCAGCTCCCTTCTATCAGAAAGTCCCAGGAGGATGAATTCAGTCACCCGGGAGAAGTTTCCCAATGCCATGATCACACCTCAAGTGTGGTGGTGACCAAGGCTGACCAGGAAGAGCAGGGGATGTGCTACAGCTCCAAGAGTGATGAGCAGGGCTGACCAGGAAGAGCAGGGGGTGTGCTACAGCTCCAGGAATGATGAGCAGGGCTGACCAGGAAGAGCAGGGGGTGTGCTACAGCTCCAGGAATGATGAGCAGGGCTGACCAGGAAGAGCAGGGGATGTGCTACAGCTCCAAGAATGATGAGGGCAAGAAGCATTtactgctcttctgcctgctccagaAAGCACAACATCACATCCTGCATCCTGGTGAGCAGTGTTTGCAAAGAGCACTGTccacctctctcttcccctgctTTCCCAGTCCCTTGCCAGGTTTCTGACCCTCACCCCTGGACTCACACTGTCCACTGTTTGTCTGCATTGTAGTTGGTTTGCCAAAGCATGTGCTCTGTTTCTGTCTGGGAGGAATCACATCCTACTTACAGGAGAACAGCCAGGAATGCTGGAAAAATGCTGCAGTGTCCTTTTGCTTGGAGACAGTTCAAAGTGCCGTGATGGAAGTGAATGCTCACCATGGCCAAGCCCCCTGTCTATGCTGTATGGCTGATATGCTCTCTGGTGGTCCTCAAAGtctgtttctctttcccatCAAACAGGCTTGCTTCATGCATCATTCCAAAAGTAGAGCTGCAAATCACAGCATGAGTTCAGGACTGATCCcactttttcctctgcttctcccaAGGGCTTGGTGATCTTccagagctggcacagctgcagagagggTCAACTGTCTACAGTGATCCCTGATGTTGTGCTAGGCAGAGACCTGCAGAAAGGGCATCACAGGTTGAGCCTAACAGCTCTGGCTCCATGTAGTCAGCAAGGAGGAATAAACACCTTAAAGGCTTGACTTCCAGATcatcctctgcagtgagctgaCTCCTTCACAGAAGATAGTTCATCTCTTCTTCAACATAAATGGAGAGCAGATGTCTGCCCCATGCTAGATGTCTACCATGCACCCATGAAGCTGCCTTGAAGGATCCAAATGACCAGATCACCACAGGAGTACTTAATTTTCTCTGTGTATCTTCAGTGGATGACCCAAGCATTTCTCACTGACTTTCACATGTCCCATGGCTGATATGAAGACCACAAGCAAAGAAGGGGAAACAAATGGTCACCCAGGCACTAAATGTTGGTACCACACAAACTTTCAAGTCTGAACTCCTTGGTATTTGCTGTCTGAGGACATTCCAAATCTGTTTCAGGTTATTCATCTGATAGGTCAGGGCACTGGTCcactctccttcctcctgcttaTAGATTCCAAacccttggttttgtttgagtttCTTCTTGCATAGAGCATTGTTTCAGGAGGTTTCCAAGTGATGCTTCTTATCCTGACAGGTTACAGGCAAATTTCACAGTGATGGAATCAATTTTCCATCTGACATTTAGACAGAAAGATCCAACAAGGCAACATCTCGAAGGCTTCCTGAACTGACCTCTGTGTTGCCCCCATCTTCCTTCTCCCTAAAGtcaccccagcccagcccagcccagcataTACATACTTCTGGAGCATACTGGGTGCTAAACACAGGCAAAAGGTAGTTTTCCACTGGTGGAGCTGGACCTCTGAGACCTGTGCCATTAACCAACTCCAAGCAACCACCCCAAGGGCTTTATTAAACAGATCTGGTAGTTGAGTCCCTTGGTGTGCCACAGCACAACAACttgctctgtgaccttctctaTATGGAATCTTGAAGCTTGATAAAGAAAGGATAAGACACCATGCACTTCTCAGCCTCCAAAAGCCATTTGTAGGACAACCCAAACCTcttgtaataaaaatataaatacaggGTTGTACTCCAGAGTGAGTGCCACATTGccatcacagaacagtttgggttggaagagacctttgagatcatggagaccaacccttaacccagtgctgccagggcaccaccaacccatggccctcagcaccacagctccatagctttgaaacccctccagggatggggactccaccactgccctgggcagcctgggacaggccttgacaaccctcaagggcaagaaattgtccagcctaaatctcccctggagcaacttgagaacattccctcttgtcctgtcacttgttccttggcagaagagaccaacccacacctcctgtcagggagttgcagagagccagaaggtctcccctcagcctccttctctccaggctcaacacccccagctccctcagctgctcctcccaagatgtgttctagacccttcagctgattccttgtccttctccagaccctctccagcctctcaatgtcctggAAAAAAGGACTCAAAACTCGAActcaggattccaggtgtggcctcagcagtgcccaggccagggggacaatccctgccctgctcctgctggccacactcttgctgatcgaggtcaggatgctggtgaccccctggctcatctccagctgctgtcaccaaccctcccaggtccttttctgcagggcagtttccagccactcttcctccACCCTGGAGTGTTCATAGACTCAtcttgtccagatccctctgcagagcctcccagcCCTCCCTCAGCCCAACCTGATGTGTGCCAACTTCCTGAGGGTTCACTCGATCCCCTCAGCCAAATCATTGATCAAGATACTGAACAGATCTGTCCCTTGCACTGAGCCAACACTGAGACAGTTCTTGAGACCAGAGAAGATGGAGGGCTAGGACACAGTAGCATTGGTGGGAAACTGCAGTCCTTCCAGGGCAGACTTGATCAATGCCTCATCAGGGTGAGAGCTAAACTAATGTTTCCCTAAGGGAAAGGAAGGTCTGGGCAGACCTACAAGTTATCAGTGGTGGTATGCCACTGAGAACTATGACTCAAGTTCAAATCAGCTTGAACTGATTGTTCTGTTAGTTGATAAGAGATCCTCTTGGCTTTATCTCAGCCCACAAGCTCTTTTATCTCATTTTCTCCCCTTCCTGTGGAGAAGGGTGAATGAGAAGGGCTGGGTGGGTGTCCAGCAGCTAGCCAAGGTCAACCAAACTCATGGCCTGAGCTTTGAAGCTTGGAGATTAGTCTCTGAAAGCATGAAGTctagaaaaagaggaaatgtgaTTACAGGACTTTAGAACCATTCCTGCTGCATCTTCAAGAGATGGAAGGAATAGCTGCTTCCAGTGAGGAGGAACTTGAACATCTAGATAGGAAATCTTGGTGACTACACAACTGGTTTTGTGACCTAGCAGCAGGGAAGAAACCCTTCCCTCTTCTGTTGGTCATCAGtacctctttctcttcccattcTGTCTGGAAATGTGGAGAAATTATAAATATTGTGTGGACAAGTAATGATGTTTTACCTTCATTTTATTACCATTGTAAAGTAGCAAGAATCTATTGCTGTATTTCCATGAGCTGTCAACTGTTTTAAGGACATCCTGGtcctctgctttctttcccAAAACATTTGTGCCAAGACAAGATAGAAAATCTGTGCCTTGACCACAGGCAGTAGAAAATCATTGCCCAGAGTCAGGAGATCCTAGGGACGTTTTTGTCTTTCCATGCTGGAAATGGCTCAGGAGAAGCCACCAACTGAAACAAAGGCTGAAAAATCTGTAATTGAGAGGGATCTTATTCAGAAAATGGACCTCAGAGGAGTCCCTCACAGGAAATGTCTGTTTTCTAAGGTGGGACTTCGGTCATGCttgaacaaaacaaaggaacaacagcagaaaaCATACACAGTTCATATTTGCCAGTCTCCAAGAGCTTGCTTGCTCTTGCTCCTCTCATGACCTCCTCTGACCAAGTTAGGTGGTTTCATCAGAACTTCTTAGCTGCAAGTTGCTGCTTAGATGTTGTGAAATCAACCCAtgcctctgccagcactgaAACCCACCATGgctgagaagagcagcctggctctccATCTGCATTTCTCATTCTGCAATAAAGAGCATCTACAACAACAATCATCTCTCAGAGCTTGGGGCAACTGTGGCAGGAGTACTGAAAGCAAAGCACACCGCAGAAGCACAGGACATGGGGAACAATGAGGTGCTGAGTACTGAAACAGCAGTGTTTAAATACAAACAAGCAAGAGCACTGAAAGCGTTGTCCAGCTAGAGCACCtcactgctcagctgccacagtTCTACACCTTTCTGTTTTCACTTCCCACTTTCCTGCACCACAGTTTTCTCATGGCACTCTTCACCTCCTGGTTTCTCAGGGTGTAGATGAGTGGGTTCAGCATGGGGGTGATGATGGTGTAGAACACTGCCATGCTCTTGTCCTCTGACAGATCGCTGGAGGGACGGATGTAGACGAAGGTGCATGGCCCAAAGAACAGGACCACCACCGTGATGTGGGACCCACAGGTGGAGAGGGCCTTGTGCCACCCTTCAGAGGTTTGACTTCTCAAGGAAACCAGGATGACAGCATAGGACATGACCAGGATGAGGAAACAACTCAGAGCGATCATCCCGCTGTTGGCAACCACCATGACGCCCACAGCGTAGGTGTCAGCAcaggccagctgcagcagggggtgCACATCACAGAAGTAGTGGTCAATTGTGTTAGGGCCACAGAAGGGGAGCTGAGTGGTCAGAAGAGTCTGAGCTAGGGAGTGCAGGAAGCCTCCTACCCACGAGCTGAGCACCATCTGGCCGCACAGGCGCCTGGTCATGAGGGTGGTGTAGTGGAGAGGTCTGCAGATGGCAAGGTAGCGATCGTAGGCCATCACCGTGAGGAGGAAGATCTCTGTGCAGCCAAAGAAATGCACCCCAAAGAGCTGGGCTATGCAGCCCACGAAAgagatggttttgttttcagcaagGAGGTCAGCAATCATTTTGGGAGCTGTGACAGAGGAGTAGCAGATGTCCACAAAGGACAGGTAGCCCAGGAAGAAATACATGGGGGAGGTGAGGTGCTGGCTGCTAGTTACAGTGCTCACAATGAGCAGGTTTCCTGCCACAATCATCAGGTAAAAGAGCAGGAACAtcacaaaacacattttctgcGCCCCTTGGCtcactgagaggcccagaagaATGAATTCCTTCACACTGGTCCTGTTCTCCATGTTCCTGGGTGGGGTGGTGGTACTGTGTCCAGCCTAGGCACAtgggaaaacaaagacaaatgaTTCCTCAGGTCTCTGCATCATTTCAAATGAATTCTTTGTCAGAAGTAAGAAATCAATAGGATTAATGGCAAGATTATGAAGTAGgcattttgttgtctttcaggTCTCCTTGCATGAACTTCAGCCATGCCTATTACCACACTGAGACAGGTCCACTCTGTGGtggacacagaggagggcaacaaagctggggaagggtctgagcacaaggctggggaggggtctggagcacaatctctatgaggagaggctgagggagctgggggtgtttagtctggagaagaggaggctcagggaagaccttcttgctctctacaactacctgaggggaggttgtagccaggtgaaggttgggctcttctcccaggcaaccagcaacagaacaggaggacacagtctcaagctgtgcagggggaggtttaggcttagaaggaagttcttcacaggcagagagattggccattgggatgggctgcccagggaggtggtggggtcggcatccctggaggtgtttaagaatgggtgaggcacttagtgccatggtctagttgattagacagggttgggtgatcaattggacttgatgatcttggaggtcccttccaacctggttgattctgtgattctgtgttcctcCATCCTGGGCCTCCAGGATTGTGAAGGACTGGATCGATGGTTGATGTGCCAAGGACAGGGCTGCAGTGTTCAGCTCAAGCACTACAGGGGCTACAGAAGTTTGAAAGCACGTTTGCCCTCTGTGTAGACCAAGTCCATGATGACAGCCTTTGTGAAAACTGTGCCTTTAgtccagaatcccagcatggtggggggttggaagtgatctctggagatcatccagtccaacccccccctgctaaaCAGAgacacccagagcagcttgcccaggagcacaatgaccaggagggtttggaagctctccagagaaggagactccataacctctctgggcagcctactccagggttccagcaccctcaaagtgtTCGTGGAacactgatttattttatgAGCAAAAAGGAGGGTTGAGGGGGTAATGAAATCCacctgcagaggaagaaaaaaaataaaatcttttgtGTGTATACATATTGAAATTTAAATTTGCAGCTTCGTGAGCTTGAACAATGAGTGCTGGGGAAATGATCTACCATGGCTCAACCAACTTCACATCAGACCTGCTCGAGTATTGAGCTTGCTCCGAATGTCAGCAACGTTCCtttgagaggaaggaagagtggAAGCAGCTTTTCAGAACTGCTGTTGCAGAATTGTGTAAATTTTACTTCATGCTGATCCGTAAAACACTCAGGGGG contains the following coding sequences:
- the LOC128974212 gene encoding olfactory receptor 1509-like; translated protein: MALGNFSRVTEFILLGLSDRRELQVLFFTFFLLTYVLVLLGNILIIVTVRTDPKLSSPMYFLLCNLSFVDICCTSVISPRMLVDLLTQRKTIVFEACIAQLFFLHFTGASEMFLLTVMAYDRYAAICKPLHYTTIMSRKVCWALVSACWAGGFLHSIVHILLTVQLPFCGPNTINSYFCDVPLVIQLACTDLSGTEWLMASNSGLISLVCFLVLVTSYILILVTVRVRFTEGYWKVLSTCGSHLVAVTLFFGPCILIYLQPFSAFSSNKNICMSYTVFSPMMNPLIYTLRNKEVKASMWKLRYKSEASAEQSSSKLLEEASV
- the LOC128974213 gene encoding olfactory receptor 4S2-like yields the protein MENRTSVKEFILLGLSVSQGAQKMCFVMFLLFYLMIVAGNLLIVSTVTSSQHLTSPMYFFLGYLSFVDICYSSVTAPKMIADLLAENKTISFVGCIAQLFGVHFFGCTEIFLLTVMAYDRYLAICRPLHYTTLMTRRLCGQMVLSSWVGGFLHSLAQTLLTTQLPFCGPNTIDHYFCDVHPLLQLACADTYAVGVMVVANSGMIALSCFLILVMSYAVILVSLRSQTSEGWHKALSTCGSHITVVVLFFGPCTFVYIRPSSDLSEDKSMAVFYTIITPMLNPLIYTLRNQEVKSAMRKLWCRKVGSENRKV